One window of Globicephala melas chromosome 2, mGloMel1.2, whole genome shotgun sequence genomic DNA carries:
- the SOCS4 gene encoding suppressor of cytokine signaling 4, translated as MAENSESNSKNVDVRPKTSRSRSADRKDGYVWSGKKLSWSKKSESCSDAETVSAIEKTEVPLRSQERKHSCSSIELDLDHSCGHRFLGRSLKQKLQDAVGQCFPIKNCSSRHSSGLPSKRKIHISELMLDKCPFPPRSDLAFRWHFIKRHTAPISPKSDEWVSTDLSQTELRDGQLKQRRNMEEVNCFSHTSVQPCVITNNDSSGRGGPGTGSIMNLASNNSIEDSDMDSDDEIITLCTSSRKRNKPKWEIDEETLQLETPPKYHTQIDYVHCLVPDLLQINNNPCYWGVMDKYAAEALLEGKPEGTFLLRDSAQEDYLFSVSFRRYSRSLHARIEQWNHNFSFDAHDPCVFHSPDITGLLEHYKDPSACMFFEPLLSTPLIRTFPFPLQHICRTVICNCTTYDGIDALPIPSSMKLYLKEYHYKSKVRVLRIDAPEQQC; from the coding sequence ATGGCAGAAAATAGTGAAAGTAATAGTAAAAATGTAGATGTAAGGCCCAAAACTAGTCGGAGTCGAAGTGCTGACAGAAAGGATGGTTATGTATGGAGTGGAAAGAAGTTATCTTGGTCAAAAAAGAGTGAAAGTTGTTCAGATGCTGAAACAGTGAGTGCTatagagaaaactgaagttccTTTAAGGAGCCAAGAAAGGAAGCACAGCTGTTCATCTATCGAGTTGGATTTAGATCATTCCTGTGGGCATAGATTTTTAGGCCGATCTCTTAAACAGAAGCTGCAAGATGCTGTGGGGCAGTGTTTTCCAATAAAGAATTGTAGTAGTCGGCACTCTTCAGGGCTTCCgtctaaaagaaaaattcatatcAGTGAACTCATGTTAGATAAGTGTCCTTTCCCACCTCGATCAGATTTAGCCTTTAGGTGGCATTTTATTAAACGACACACTGCTCCTATAAGTCCCAaatcagatgaatgggtaagcACAGACTTGTCTCAGACTGAATTGAGGGATGGTCAACTAAAACAACGAAGAAACATGGAAGAGGTCAACTGCTTCTCACATACCAGTGTTCAGCCCTGTGTCATAACCAATAACGATTCTTCGGGTAGAGGTGGTCCTGGGACTGGCTCTATAATGAACCTGGCTTCAAATAACAGTATAGAAGATAGTGATATGGATTCAGATgatgaaattataacactttgCACAAGttccaggaaaagaaacaaacccaaatgGGAAATTGATGAAGAAACCCTGCAACTGGAAACACCTCCTAAGTACCATACCCAGATTGATTATGTCCACTGTCTTGTACCAGACCTCCTTCAGATCAATAATAATCCATGTTACTGGGGCGTTATGGATAAATATGCAGCTGAAGCTCTACTAGAAGGAAAACCAGAGGGTACCTTTTTACTGCGAGATTCAGCACAGGAAGACTATTTATTCTCCGTTAGTTTTAGACGCTATAGTCGTTCTCTTCATGCTAGAATTGAACAGTGGAATCACAACTTTAGCTTTGATGCACATGATCCTTGTGTCTTCCATTCTCCTGACATAACTGGGCTCCTAGAGCATTATAAGGACCCGAGTGCCTGTATGTTCTTTGAACCACTTTTATCCACTCCTTTAATTCGGactttcccctttcccctgcAGCATATATGCAGAACAGTTATTTGTAACTGTACAACTTATGATGGCATTGATGCCCTTCCAATTCCTTCTTCCATGAAATTATATCTGAAAGAATATCACTATAAATCAAAAGTTAGAGTACTCAGGATTGATGCACCAGAACAGCAATGCTAG